From Candidatus Neomarinimicrobiota bacterium:
GGTTACATCCGAGCCAAAACGACGTGCAATTCTGGCACCATCAATAGCCACATTTCCACCGCCGATCACCACGACTTGTTTACCGATTTCCACAGGACGTTCGGCGTTGACCTCGCGCAGGAAATTGACCGCCTGGATCGACCCCTCAAAGTGTTCACCTTCGATCCCCAGGGTGTAAGGAACCTCAAAGCCGATACCGATAAAAATAGCGCCATGTTCTTTTTGCAATTCGGCAAAACTTACATCAACTCCGATTTTGGTGTTGAATTTAATTTTAACTCCAATGGATTCCATGTAACCGATCTGCTTTTGTAAACTTTCCATGGGCAGGCGATACTTGGGGATACCATACATGGTCATCCCGCCAGCATGCGCTTTGGCCTCGTAGATGGTTACATCATAACCCTTGAGAGCCAAATAATAAGCAGCAGTCAAACCTGAAGGACCAGCACCAATAATGCCCACCTTGTGACCATTGGGCGGCAGGATCTCGGGATCAACTATTTCACGGATCAGGTCGATATTGTCAGCCTGTTCTGTTGCATAGCGTTTTAACCAGCGAATAGCTACTGGTTCACCCCGCACTGCTATGGAGCAAACATCTTCGCAACGCCTGGTACAGACCTTTCCGCATAGCTCACCCAGGGGGTTGTTATCATAAATGATTTTGACGGCCATGTCGGCTTCACCACGAGCAATGGCATTGATGTATTCTGGAATATGCATGTGCTCCGGACAGGCTTCCACACACAATCCACAACTGATACAACGCTCTGCCTCGGCCTGGGCTTCTTCCTGATTATACCCCAGGACAACCTCAGCATAGGATTTCACCCGTTCCTTACCCGCTAACTCAGGCATGGGAATTCGGGCATAGTCCAGGAGTGATTGATCAACAGTTTCGGGATAGAAAGATTTGTGATTGTTGCCATCAGGATTGTCAACACCGGGAATCCACAAAAAACTGTCAGCGTCATCTGTAACATACAAATATTCTTGCGTCAAACTAAGACTGCCTGTGGGACAAACATCCACACACAGTCCACACCAGCAACAGCGACCGTTGTCAACCCGGGGGCGGAGACCACTGTCTCCTGTTTTACCCTCAATGCCTTCCAGGCTGATCATATCAATGGCACCATTCTGGCAGATCGTGCCACAGGTTCCGCAACCAATACATTCATCCAGATCGTTAAAATGGAATCCGCGATAGCGTTCGGCAGTCGGCTTCTTCACCATGGGGTAGGCCACTGTATGAGGTGGTTTTCCAAGCTGTTTCAGGGCCGTAAAGGGGGTCAGGATGCCTTTTAAATTCAGAGCCATGATATCATCTCTCTATTTCAGGCGGGCAGGTGCCCATGCTATTCATGATAAAGGAAACATCAGCGATATTGGCACCTTCCAGAATTCGTTCCAGTAGGGTAACAGCATGGACATAGGCTGGACCACGCACATGCACACGGCGTGGTTTCATGGAACCATCACTAACGACGTAGTAACCAAATTCACCCCGGACAGACTCAGTTTTAACATAAGCATCACCTGGGGGAATGGTCCAGGTCAGGGGATTGGGTACTTTATTATAATATTCACCCCCGGGCATCTTTTCGATGACCTGGCGGATAATACTGATTGACTGCTCGTATTCACGGCGACGAACCAGGGCACGAGCCCAAACATC
This genomic window contains:
- a CDS encoding FAD-dependent oxidoreductase gives rise to the protein MALNLKGILTPFTALKQLGKPPHTVAYPMVKKPTAERYRGFHFNDLDECIGCGTCGTICQNGAIDMISLEGIEGKTGDSGLRPRVDNGRCCWCGLCVDVCPTGSLSLTQEYLYVTDDADSFLWIPGVDNPDGNNHKSFYPETVDQSLLDYARIPMPELAGKERVKSYAEVVLGYNQEEAQAEAERCISCGLCVEACPEHMHIPEYINAIARGEADMAVKIIYDNNPLGELCGKVCTRRCEDVCSIAVRGEPVAIRWLKRYATEQADNIDLIREIVDPEILPPNGHKVGIIGAGPSGLTAAYYLALKGYDVTIYEAKAHAGGMTMYGIPKYRLPMESLQKQIGYMESIGVKIKFNTKIGVDVSFAELQKEHGAIFIGIGFEVPYTLGIEGEHFEGSIQAVNFLREVNAERPVEIGKQVVVIGGGNVAIDGARIARRFGSDVTILYRRRVEDMPADWEEIEGAEDEGVNILTQAIPLEIIADKSGKVEAIKYGLAEMIDDGKGGRPRPRLIEGDEHIMPVDNIIGAIGQEADYSFIPTDIKGQLEFSRGRMVTGELKETKLPWLFAGGDIANNTADAISAIADGYKAVKGIEKLFAQKSGE